The Raphanus sativus cultivar WK10039 chromosome 2, ASM80110v3, whole genome shotgun sequence genome includes a region encoding these proteins:
- the LOC108840025 gene encoding LOW QUALITY PROTEIN: protein NRT1/ PTR FAMILY 1.3 (The sequence of the model RefSeq protein was modified relative to this genomic sequence to represent the inferred CDS: inserted 2 bases in 1 codon): protein MDLEALLARKATHQQPEKRSVLTISSILASQALEKLAYYGLAPNMILYLTAEYGMTTXREANILLLWCAATNFFSLVGAFIADSYTGRFPLIGFGSSASLLGMLLLWLTTIIHPECYKSTQVCQPTTPLQLTLLYSFFILTSIGAGGVRSSSLAFSADQLQLNHASRITTSALETLFNWYYFSVMLAYLLSQSFLVFVQTKYGWQIGFGVSVVAMALSVALFFVASPFYVKLKCEPGLVSGLFQVLVAAFRNRHIDLSSEEHIISYHHETGSPCSIPSQKMRYLNKACATSNPKRDLNLEGKSRSPWKLCRVQQVEDLKSLVNVLPICSTGIILSLVAACQASFIVLQASAMDRRTFVQGFEIPPGSYSIFMTISFVLFLAIYDLVVVPLVSWIIRKPFRLGVMARMGVGVSISVLCISSLATVEYVSKRARDERGSMLSAIWLSPYMILGGISEALVVIAQNEFLYSELPKSMSSVATTLPGLGLAASSIVSSWIITVVDVATCRSWITEDIDEGHLDYYYWLVAVLSLLNVLYFAWCSKAYGKCKSDSDN, encoded by the exons ATGGATCTGGAAGCTCTTCTCGCCCGGAAAGCTACGCACCAGCAGCCGGAAAAACGCAGTGTTTTGACCATTTCGAGTATTCTTG CAAGTCAGGCGTTGGAGAAACTAGCTTACTACGGATTGGCACCCAACATGATACTTTACTTGACGGCGGAGTACGGCATGACAAC ACGGGAGGCCAACATACTCTTACTCTGGTGTGCCGCCACCAACTTCTTCTCTCTTGTTGGTGCTTTTATCGCTGATTCTTACACGGGTCGCTTTCCTCTTATTGGGTTTGGATCATCCGCCAGCCTACTG GGAATGCTTTTATTATGGCTGACAACAATCATTCATCCAGAATGCTACAAATCAACACAAGTTTGTCAACCAACCACACCACTTCAACTCACTCTCCTTTATTCCTTTTTTATCCTCACCTCCATCGGCGCCGGCGGCGTCAGGTCCTCCTCCTTAGCCTTCTCCGCCGATCAGCTCCAACTCAACCATGCATCACGTATCACCACGTCAGCCCTAGAAACCCTCTTTAACTGGTACTACTTCTCAGTCATGCTGGCTTACCTCCTCTCGCAGTCGTTTCTCGTCTTCGTTCAGACAAAGTATGGTTGGCAGATCGGTTTTGGAGTCTCTGTCGTTGCCATGGCTTTATCGGTTGCTTTGTTCTTCGTGGCTTCTCCGTTTTATGTCAAGCTTAAGTGTGAGCCCGGTCTCGTATCTGGACTTTTCCAGGTTCTTGTTGCTGCATTTAGGAACCGGCACATTGATTTGTCATCGGAGGAGCATATTATATCGTACCATCACGAAACGGGATCTCCATGTTCAATTCCAAGCCAAAAAATGAG GTATTTAAACAAAGCATGCGCCACAAGTAACCCAAAGAGAGACCTAAACCTAGAAGGGAAATCACGTAGTCCATGGAAACTATGTAGGGTGCAACAAGTAGAAGACCTTAAATCTCTTGTCAATGTCCTACCAATCTGCTCAACGGGAATCATCTTGTCACTTGTCGCAGCTTGCCAAGCCTCATTCATAGTTCTCCAAGCCAGTGCCATGGATCGTCGCACTTTCGTTCAGGGTTTCGAGATTCCTCCAGGAAGTTATAGCATTTTTATGACTATCTCCTTCGTGCTCTTCCTTGCTATTTACGATCTTGTCGTTGTCCCGTTAGTCTCTTGGATTATAAGAAAGCCCTTTCGATTGGGAGTAATGGCGAGAATGGGAGTTGGGGTTTCAATATCGGTGTTATGCATCTCCTCTCTCGCGACCGTGGAGTACGTTAGTAAAAGAGCT AGAGACGAGAGAGGTTCGATGCTGTCGGCGATTTGGCTATCGCCGTACATGATATTAGGAGGCATTTCAGAGGCACTTGTTGTCATAGCACAGAACGAGTTCTTATACTCTGAGCTTCCCAAGTCCATGTCAAGCGTCGCCACCACACTCCCCGGCCTCGGCTTGGCCGCCTCAAGCATCGTCTCGTCTTGGATCATCACTGTAGTAGACGTCGCCACCTGCCGGAGCTGGATCACAGAGGATATAGACGAGGGACACCTGGACTATTACTACTGGCTCGTGGCGGTATTGTCTCTTCTCAATGTTCTGTATTTTGCTTGGTGTAGCAAAGCTTATGGTAAATGTAAAAGTGATTCAGATAATTAA
- the LOC108842696 gene encoding uncharacterized protein LOC108842696, with the protein MAMEIRVSLLLLIFLSSAVISFSLYEDQVGLMDWHQRYIGKVKHAVFHTQKTGRKRVIVSTEENVVASLDLRHGEIFWRHVLGTNDAIDGVDIALGKYVITLSSQGSVLRAWNLPDGQMVWETSLHTAQSSKSLLSVPINLKFDKDYPVLVFSGGYLHAVSAIDGEVLWKKDFTAEGFEVQRVLQPPESSIIYVLGFLHSSEAVVYQIDSKTGEVVAQKSMVFPGGFSGEISSVSSDKVVVLDSTRSILVTIGFLDGVISFQKTRISDLVEESGNAEILSPLLSDMLAVKVNRRTIFVRIGGEGKLEVVDSLSDETAMSDSLPVADNQVAFASVHHEGSKIHLIVKLVDDLDTVLLRESIQMDQHRGRVHKVFINNYIKTDRSNGFRALIVMEDHSLLLLQQGAIVWSREEGLASVIDVTTAELPVAKDGVSVAKVEHTLVDWLKGHMLKLKGSLLLASPEDVAAIQEMRMKSSGRSKLTRDHNGFRKLFIALTRAGKLFALHTGDGRIVWSMLLKSPSKSEACQRPSGISLYQWQVPHHHAMDENPSVLVVGRCGSDSSAPGVLSLVDVYTGKEISSSGIGHSVVQVMPLPFTDSTEQRLHLIADTEGHVHLYPKTSEALSIFQREFQNVYWYTVEGDGGIIRGHAMKSSCAGETADEYCFTTRELWTVVFPSESEKIISTLTRKPNEVVHTQAKVSTDQDVLYKYVSRNLLFVATVSPKGAGEISSVTPEESTLVVYLIDTITGRILHRLSHQGCQGPVHAVFSENWVVYHYFNLRAHKYEVTVVEIYDQSRAENKNVWKLVLGKHNLTAPISSYSRPEMFTKSQSYFFAQSVKTIAVTSTAKGITSKQLLIGTIGDQILALDKRFVDPRRTLNPSQAEKEEGIIPLTDSLPIIPQSYITHSLKVEGLRGIVTAPAKLESTTHVFAYGVDLFYTRLAPSKTYDSLTDDFSYALLLITIVALVAAIYITWVLSEKKELSEKWR; encoded by the exons ATGGCGATGGAGATTAGGGTTTCTCTCCTCCTTCTCATCTTCTTATCATCTGCAGTTATATCTTTCTCCCTTTACGAAGATCAAGTCGGCCTCATGGATTG GCACCAACGGTACATCGGGAAAGTGAAGCACGCAGTGTTCCACACTCAGAAGACTGGGAGAAAGCGTGTTATCGTCTCTACCGAGGAGAATGTTGTTGCTTCTCTTGATCTTAGACATGGAGAGATTT TTTGGCGGCATGTTCTTGGGACAAATGATGCTATTGATGGCGTTGATATCGCCTTGGGAAAAT aTGTTATCACCCTTTCGTCACAAGGAAGTGTGTTAAGAGCCTGGAACCTTCCTGATGGCCAGATGGTGTGGGAAACGTCCCTGCATACCGCTCAGAGTTCAAAGTCACTGTTATCAGTACCG ATAAATTTGAAGTTTGACAAGGACTACCCTGTTCTTGTTTTCAGTGGTGGGTACCTTCATGCTGTCTCTGCTATAGATGGTGAGGTCCTCTGGAAAAAGGATTTCACAGCGGAAGG GTTTGAAGTTCAGCGGGTTCTTCAACCTCCTGAAAGCAGTATAATTTATGTTCTGGGTTTCCTTCATTCATCTGAGGCTGTTGTTTACCAGATTGATTCCAAAACTGGAGAGGTAGTGGCACAAAAAAGCATGGTGTTCCCTGGTGGATTCTCTGGCGAGATTTCGTCAGTTTCAAGCGATAAAGTTGTTGTTCTTGATTCAACGAGGTCAATTTTGGTTACTATTGGCTTCTTAGATGGAGTTATTAGCTTCCAGAAGACCCGTATTTCAGATCTTGTTGAGGAGTCTGGAAACGCTGAGATTTTATCACCTCTTCTTAGCGATATGCTTGCTGTAAAAGTCAACAGACGCACTATATTTGTGAGGATTGGGGGCGAAGGAAAGTTGGAGGTGGTAGACTCATTATCTGATGAAACCGCCATGAGTGATTCACTTCCAGTTGCAGATAATCAGGTAGCCTTTGCCTCAGTACATCACGAAGGGAGCAAGATTCACCTCATTGTGAAACTTGTGGATGACTTGGATACTGTATTGCTTAGAGAGAGCATCCAAATGGACCAACATAGGGGGCGTGTACATAAAGTTTTCATAAACAACTATATCAAGACAGACAGGAGTAATGGATTTAGGGCGCTTATCGTGATGGAAGATCACTCACTCTTGTTACTGCAGCAAGGGGCGATCGTTTGGAGCAGGGAAGAAGGCCTGGCTTCAGTGATTGATGTTACAACGGCAGAACTCCCTGTGGCAAAGGATGGTGTATCAGTGGCAAAAGTAGAACACACTCTCGTAGATTGGCTTAAG GGACACATGTTGAAGCTCAAGGGATCCTTGTTGCTAGCAAGCCCAGAGGATGTGGCAGCAATTCAAGAAATGAGGATGAAGAGTTCTGGGAGGAGCAAACTTACCCGTGACCATAATGGCTTCCGGAAATTATTCATAGCACTTACTCGAGCTGGAAAACTTTTTGCTTTGCACACAGGAGATGGGAGGATTGTCTGGTCTATGTTACTAAAATCTCCTAGCAAATCAGAAGCCTGCCAACGCCCCAGTGGTATCAGCTTGTATCAGTGGCAGGTCCCTCATCATCACGCCATGGACGAGAATCCCTCTGTTCTTGTAGTTGGTAGGtgtggatcagattcaagtgCGCCCGGTGTACTTTCATTAGTAGATGTGTACACAGGGAAGGAGATTAGCTCATCTGGTATTGGTCACTCTGTTGTGCAAGTTATGCCTCTTCCATTTACCGATTCAACGGAACAACGTTTACATCTGATAGCTGATACTGAGGGCCATGTCCACTTGTACCCAAAAACTTCAGAGGCTCTCAGCATCTTTCAACGCGAGTTTCAAAATGTATATTGGTACACTGTTGAGGGTGATGGTGGTATTATCAGAGGACACGCCATGAAGAGCAGTTGCGCTGGTGAGACTGCAGATGAGTACTGCTTTACCACCAGGGAACTATGGACTGTTGTGTTTCCTTCAGAATCAGAGAAAATTATTTCAACACTAACACGAAAACCAAATGAG GTTGTTCATACACAAGCCAAAGTCAGCACAGACCAAGACGTGCTGTATAAATACGTATCAAGAAACTTGCTGTTTGTGGCCACTGTGTCTCCAAAAGGCGCTGGTGAGATCAGTTCAGTTACACCAGAGGAGTCAACACTTGTAGTATACCTCATTGACACGATTACAGGGCGTATACTGCACCGTTTGTCACATCAAGGCTGCCAAGGACCAGTTCATGCT GTATTTAGTGAGAATTGGGTTGTTTACCACTACTTCAACCTTCGAGCTCACAAGTACGAGGTTACGGTCGTCGAGATCTATGATCAGTCTCGGGCG GAGAACAAAAATGTCTGGAAACTCGTTCTGGGAAAGCACAATCTAACAGCACCAATCTCGTCATACTCTAGACCAGAGATGTTCACTAAGTCACAGTCATACTTCTTTGCTCAGTCCGTGAAAACCATCGCGGTGACATCAACAGCAAAGGGAATAACATCAAAGCAGCTTCTCATTGGTACCATCGGAGATCAG ATATTGGCACTTGATAAACGATTCGTGGATCCACGCCGGACACTTAACCCCTCGCAAGCTGAGAAAGAAGAAGGAATCATCCCTCTTACCGATTCACTACCCATCATTCCTCAG TCATATATCACACACTCCCTCAAAGTAGAAGGTCTAAGAGGCATAGTAACAGCTCCGGCCAAGCTAGAGTCAACAACACACGTCTTTGCCTACGGAGTGGATCTCTTCTACACAAGGCTTGCTCCTTCGAAGACCTATGACTCGCTGACCGACGATTTTAGCTACGCACTTCTCTTGATCACGATTGTGGCACTTGTTGCAGCCATCTACATCACCTGGGTTCTTTCAGAGAAAAAGGAACTAAGTGAAAAATGGAGGTGA